The following proteins are encoded in a genomic region of Cuculus canorus isolate bCucCan1 chromosome 21, bCucCan1.pri, whole genome shotgun sequence:
- the RER1 gene encoding protein RER1, with protein sequence MSEGDSIGESVHGKPSVVYRFFSRLGQIYQSWLDKSTPYTAVRWIVTLGLSFIYMIRVYLLQGWYIVTYALGIYHLNLFIAFLSPKVDPSLMEDSDDGPSLPTRQNEEFRPFIRRLPEFKFWHSATKGILVAMTCTFFEAFNVPVFWPILVMYFIMLFCITMKRQIKHMIKYRYIPFTHGKRKYKGKEDVGKTFAS encoded by the exons ATGTCAGAAGGGGACAGTATTGGTGAGTCTGTTCATGGGAAGCCTTCTGTGGTCTATAGATTTTTCTCAAGACTTGGACAG ATCTACCAGTCCTGGTTAGACAAATCTACTCCATATACTGCAGTGCGATGGATTGTAACTTTGGGTCTGAGTTTTATCTACATGATTAGAGTTTATTTACTGCAG GGTTGGTACATTGTGACATACGCCTTGGGAATCTACCATCTCAATCTCTTCATAGCTTTCTTGTCGCCAAAGGTAGATCCCTCTTTAATGGAAGATTCAG atgACGGTCCTTCCTTACCTACAAggcaaaatgaagaatttcGGCCTTTCATTAGAAGGCTCCCAGAGTTCAAATTCTG GCACTCTGCCACTAAAGGAATCCTGGTCGCTATGACGTGTACGTTCTTCGAGGCTTTCAACGTTCCTGTTTTCTGGCCAATCCTTGTGATGTACTTCATTATGCTATTCTGTATCACAATGAAGAGGCAAATCAAG CACATGATAAAGTACAGATATATACCCTTCACACACGGCAAGAGGAAATACAAAGGGAAAGAAGACGTGGGAAAGACCTTTGCAAGCTAG